DNA from Massilia antarctica:
CGCGGTCCGCTGTTCGGCCATGGCGTCGACCTCACCGACGCCCAGGAAGACAAGGTATTCGCCATCATGCATGCGCAGGAACCGAAGCGCCGTGAGCACAGGCGTGCCTTGCATAATGCGCAAGAGGCCTTGCGCGCACTCGGTAACGCGGAGCAGTTCGACGACACAAGGGCATCCTCCCTGGCGCAGGCCGCCGGCAATGCGCTGGCCGCTCTGGCCTTGCTGGACGCCCGTACCGACGCCCAGGTGCGCGCCGTACTCACGCCGGAGCAGCGCAAGCAGTCCGCCGACAATCGTCCGCGCCACCAGCCGCGTCCCTGATCCCCGAGGAGAACACCATGTCCGCCAGCGCCATTGGGGCATCCAGCCCGACCACGACTACCCAGGCAAGCCAGTACCGCAGCGCGTCCACGGGCGCCGCCAGGCCGGCGGCCGGCGCGCCGCCCGACGGCAAGGCCTTTGTCAGCGCCATCGCCAGCGCCTTGCAGGAGATCGGCGTGGCCGATGCCGATGCGGCCGAGAGCAGCGCGAGCGCCGATCCGGCCGCTGCGCTGGGCGACTTTTTGAATGAGTTGATGGCATCGTTGCAGCCGGCCGGCGGCAAAGGTCCGCAAGGGCCGCCTCCGGGTGGGGGAGGACCGCGGCCGGGGGGCGGGGGCATGCAGTCCGACCTGGCATCGCTGGTCGGCAGCCTGAGCAAACAGGCCAGCAGCGCAATCGACACCGACGACAGCAACACGACCGACATAACCGACACCGCCGACGTCTCCAGCAGCACGGCCAGGCTGGAATCCTCGTTCGGCACCTTGCTCGGCGCCCTTGGCCTGGACAGCGCGGATTCGTCGTCCAAGCTGGGCCAGTTCCTGCAAACCCTGGCCACCAAACTTGACGCCGCGGGACCCGCCGGCAACCTGATTAACACTACCGCCTGACCAGGCGCACAAGGACAACACCATGGAACACCACGATCACAGCCTCGCCCAGGACATTCAAACCATGCTGAACATGACACTGAGCCGGCGCCAGTCGCTGCGCTGGATGTTCGCTTCGGCGGCGGCGTTGCCGCTGGCCGGCTGCGGCGGCGGCGATTCGGGAGGCGGCACGGTGACCGCCAACCCGGTCGCCGACACCGGCACCACGCCCGCCACCGGCAGCAGCGCTTCCTGCGCCGTGATCCCCGAAGAGACGGGCGGCCCGTACCCCGGCGACGGCACCAACAGCAGCGTGGGCGGCGTGGCCAATGCGCTGATCCTGGCCGGCATCGTGCGGCCCGATATCCGCGCCAGCATCGCCGGCGCTACCGGTGTCGCCGAGGGAGTACCGCTGACGATCAAGCTGCAGATGGTGAACGTGAAATCGGGTTGCGCCTCGCTGGCCGGCGCCACCGTCTACCTGTGGCACTGCGACCGCGAAGGGCGCTATTCGATGTACACCAGCGGCGTCACCGCCGAAAACTACCTGCGCGGCGTGCAGGAGGCCGACGCCAGCGGCATGGTCACCTTCACCACCATCTTCCCGGGCTGCTACGCGGGCCGCATGCCGCACGTGCACTTCGAGGTCTACCCGAGCCTGGCCAAGAGCACCAGCGCGGCCAACCGCATCAAAACCTCGCAGTTCGGCTTTCCCACCTCGACCTTGTCGGACGCCTACGCCGCCAGCGGCTACAGCGCCAGCGTGCGCAACCTGGCCAATATAAGCTACGCGACCGACAACGTGTTCAGCGACGGCACGGCGCTGCAGATCGCCAAGGTGAGCGGCAGCGCGAGCCTGGGCTATGTCGCCACCCTGACAGTAGGGGTTTCCCTCTAATCCTGTATGGCAGGCCGCGGAATCGTCTTACAATCGAAAAATGACGACACCGATCCTGCATTTCTCACACGGTAACAGCTTCCCGGCCGGTACCTACCGCAAGTTCCTCGACCAGCT
Protein-coding regions in this window:
- a CDS encoding Spy/CpxP family protein refolding chaperone, which produces MKNIQQRVLAVLLSTACLGAFAAPGEGGMPPPQGPGQGPGPAMGAHGPHERGPLFGHGVDLTDAQEDKVFAIMHAQEPKRREHRRALHNAQEALRALGNAEQFDDTRASSLAQAAGNALAALALLDARTDAQVRAVLTPEQRKQSADNRPRHQPRP
- a CDS encoding dioxygenase family protein; amino-acid sequence: MEHHDHSLAQDIQTMLNMTLSRRQSLRWMFASAAALPLAGCGGGDSGGGTVTANPVADTGTTPATGSSASCAVIPEETGGPYPGDGTNSSVGGVANALILAGIVRPDIRASIAGATGVAEGVPLTIKLQMVNVKSGCASLAGATVYLWHCDREGRYSMYTSGVTAENYLRGVQEADASGMVTFTTIFPGCYAGRMPHVHFEVYPSLAKSTSAANRIKTSQFGFPTSTLSDAYAASGYSASVRNLANISYATDNVFSDGTALQIAKVSGSASLGYVATLTVGVSL